Within Trichocoleus sp., the genomic segment AATTGTAGAACATGCAAAAACTCATCCATCTTCTGTTCCAGATTTAAGGTAATGTTTCGGAGATGGTCAAAACCATAGCGAAAAATGCTCTTGGCTCTACGCCCGTGCTTTTTGATGGTGAGGGGCTTGAGTTGATGGAGCCACTCCCCCGCTAG encodes:
- a CDS encoding IS4 family transposase; this encodes LAGEWLHQLKPLTIKKHGRRAKSIFRYGFDHLRNITLNLEQKMDEFLHVLQFLSCT